From Xiphophorus hellerii strain 12219 chromosome 20, Xiphophorus_hellerii-4.1, whole genome shotgun sequence, the proteins below share one genomic window:
- the lhfpl5a gene encoding LHFPL tetraspan subfamily member 5 protein isoform X2, translating into MLPAQEAAKIYHTNYVRNARAMGVMWQVFTVTFAVIMVVVFIQPYWIGDSVNTPQAGYFGLFHYCIGNALTSELTCKGSALDFGSIPSGAFKTAMFFVGISMLLIVGSIVCFSLFFFCNAGSVYKICAWTQLASSTCMVIGCMIYPDGWDSEEVKRMCGQRTDKYTLGNCTVRWAYILAIISIMDSLILSFLAFSLGSRQDKLLPEDFQVEEKDHA; encoded by the exons ATGCTTCCTGCTCAAGAAGCGGCCAAGATCTACCACACCAACTACGTGCGCAACGCCCGGGCCATGGGCGTCATGTGGCAGGTGTTCACCGTCACCTTCGCGGTCATCATGGTGGTGGTGTTCATCCAGCCCTACTGGATCGGGGACAGCGTGAACACGCCGCAGGCGGGCTACTTCGGCCTGTTTCACTACTGCATCGGGAACGCGCTCACCTCGGAGCTCACCTGCAAAGGGAGCGCGCTGGACTTCGGCTCCATCCCGTCCGGGGCCTTCAAGACGGCCATGTTCTTCGTGGGGATCTCCATGCTGCTGATCGTGGGAAGCATCGTCTGCTTcagcctcttcttcttctgcaacGCCGGGAGCGTCTACAAGATCTGCGCCTGGACGCAGCTGGCCTCCA GTACGTGCATGGTGATCGGCTGCATGATCTATCCCGACGGCTGGGACTCGGAGGAAGTGAAGCGCATGTGTGGCCAGCGGACTGACAAATACACCCTGGGTAACTGCACGGTGCGCTGGGCCTACATCCTGGCCATCATCAGCATCATGGACTCACTCATCCTGTCCTTTCTGGCTTTCAGCCTGGGCAGCCGGCAGGACAAGCTGCTGCCCGAGGACTTCCAGGTTGAGGAGAAGG ATCATGCATAG
- the lhfpl5a gene encoding LHFPL tetraspan subfamily member 5 protein isoform X1, producing the protein MLPAQEAAKIYHTNYVRNARAMGVMWQVFTVTFAVIMVVVFIQPYWIGDSVNTPQAGYFGLFHYCIGNALTSELTCKGSALDFGSIPSGAFKTAMFFVGISMLLIVGSIVCFSLFFFCNAGSVYKICAWTQLASSTCMVIGCMIYPDGWDSEEVKRMCGQRTDKYTLAWAAGRTSCCPRTSRLRRRIMHRSPVNTMRRCNQLNTEINSHEFTGSLRKKPSCPS; encoded by the exons ATGCTTCCTGCTCAAGAAGCGGCCAAGATCTACCACACCAACTACGTGCGCAACGCCCGGGCCATGGGCGTCATGTGGCAGGTGTTCACCGTCACCTTCGCGGTCATCATGGTGGTGGTGTTCATCCAGCCCTACTGGATCGGGGACAGCGTGAACACGCCGCAGGCGGGCTACTTCGGCCTGTTTCACTACTGCATCGGGAACGCGCTCACCTCGGAGCTCACCTGCAAAGGGAGCGCGCTGGACTTCGGCTCCATCCCGTCCGGGGCCTTCAAGACGGCCATGTTCTTCGTGGGGATCTCCATGCTGCTGATCGTGGGAAGCATCGTCTGCTTcagcctcttcttcttctgcaacGCCGGGAGCGTCTACAAGATCTGCGCCTGGACGCAGCTGGCCTCCA GTACGTGCATGGTGATCGGCTGCATGATCTATCCCGACGGCTGGGACTCGGAGGAAGTGAAGCGCATGTGTGGCCAGCGGACTGACAAATACACCCTGG CCTGGGCAGCCGGCAGGACAAGCTGCTGCCCGAGGACTTCCAGGTTGAGGAGAAGG ATCATGCATAGATCCCCGGTGAACACAATGAGGAGATGCAACCAACTCAACACTGAAATAAACTCCCATGAGTTTACCGGCAGCCTCCGCAAAAAGCCTTCATGTCCTTCCTGA